In the genome of Rhizobium etli 8C-3, one region contains:
- a CDS encoding MmcQ/YjbR family DNA-binding protein, with protein sequence MATGEDLRRIALSLEGTVVAPHFDRMAFKVARIYVTLSADGRTANFNFTPDEQQFKCMMLPDAFSPVPNAWGRRGWTAAELSRLGGEDLENALRMAWAHAQPRKPARR encoded by the coding sequence ATGGCGACGGGCGAGGACTTGCGGCGCATCGCGCTATCACTGGAAGGCACGGTCGTGGCCCCGCATTTCGATCGAATGGCGTTCAAGGTCGCCCGGATCTACGTCACGCTCAGTGCCGACGGCCGGACGGCGAACTTCAATTTCACGCCCGACGAACAGCAATTCAAGTGCATGATGTTACCAGATGCCTTCTCGCCGGTGCCGAACGCATGGGGCAGGCGGGGCTGGACCGCCGCCGAACTGTCGCGGCTGGGCGGGGAGGATCTCGAAAATGCATTGCGCATGGCATGGGCGCATGCGCAGCCTAGGAAGCCGGCCCGGCGATGA
- a CDS encoding ATP-binding protein gives MQVGIDMGMASGNTPATLDIEELLATRLLVQGNSGSGKSHLLRRLLEQSAQWVQQVIIDPEGDFVTLSDRFGHVVVDGERTEAELAGIANRIRQHRVSCVLTLEGLDIEQQMRAAAAFLNGMFDADREYWYPVLVVVDEAQMFAPSVGGDVSEDARKMSLGAMTNLMCRGRKRGLAGVIATQRLAKLAKNVAAEASNFLMGRTFLDIDMARAADLLGMDRRQAEMFRDLKRGNFVALGPALSRRPLPIQIGAVETSARSSSPKLMPLPDAPRDVEDLIFTPDPEEFQRPVMRRATPAPRPTTDILAELSRSAPAATAVPAEARANHPDLTAEEREERLTAVLREILDDPASSFRTDSVLYQEFLVRLRMRRMPGPPMSLPEFRRHVAISRSGVDAATAGTGTWATALSLSTGVTDDLQGVFLMLAKAAVCGEPCPSDARIARAYGTHSARRARRLLGYFEEQGTIVVHTDFAGKRIVAFPDMNCQTAPGDANAPDDARQAAE, from the coding sequence TTGCAGGTTGGTATCGATATGGGAATGGCGTCAGGGAACACCCCGGCGACGCTCGATATCGAGGAGCTTCTGGCGACCCGCCTTCTCGTTCAGGGCAATTCTGGCTCCGGTAAGTCGCATCTGCTGCGACGGCTGCTTGAACAGTCCGCGCAGTGGGTCCAACAGGTCATCATCGATCCGGAAGGCGACTTCGTCACGCTCAGCGACCGATTCGGCCATGTCGTCGTCGATGGCGAGCGGACCGAAGCTGAGCTTGCCGGCATTGCCAACCGTATCCGCCAGCATCGCGTTTCCTGCGTCCTGACGCTGGAAGGCCTCGACATCGAGCAGCAGATGCGCGCTGCGGCCGCTTTTCTTAACGGTATGTTCGATGCCGATCGCGAATACTGGTACCCGGTGCTCGTCGTCGTCGACGAGGCTCAGATGTTTGCCCCTTCGGTCGGTGGCGATGTTTCCGAAGACGCCCGCAAGATGTCGCTGGGCGCCATGACGAACCTGATGTGCCGTGGCCGCAAACGGGGGCTGGCGGGCGTGATTGCCACGCAGCGCCTTGCGAAACTTGCGAAGAACGTTGCGGCGGAAGCCTCGAACTTCCTGATGGGCCGTACCTTCCTCGACATCGACATGGCCCGTGCCGCCGATCTTCTCGGCATGGACCGGCGCCAGGCGGAAATGTTCCGCGATCTGAAGCGCGGCAACTTCGTGGCCCTCGGTCCGGCACTCTCGCGCCGTCCGCTGCCCATCCAGATCGGTGCCGTGGAAACGTCGGCGCGTTCGTCGAGCCCGAAGCTGATGCCACTGCCCGATGCCCCGCGGGATGTCGAGGATCTGATCTTTACGCCTGATCCTGAGGAATTCCAGAGACCAGTCATGCGCCGGGCGACACCGGCGCCGCGGCCGACGACGGACATTCTGGCAGAACTTTCGCGTTCCGCGCCCGCTGCGACGGCAGTGCCGGCCGAGGCGCGTGCAAACCATCCGGATCTCACCGCCGAGGAGCGCGAGGAACGGCTTACGGCCGTGCTTCGGGAAATCCTCGACGATCCGGCTTCGAGCTTCCGGACGGATTCGGTACTCTATCAGGAATTCCTGGTGCGGCTGCGCATGCGCCGCATGCCCGGGCCACCGATGTCGCTGCCGGAGTTCCGCCGGCACGTGGCAATCTCGCGGTCGGGCGTCGATGCCGCAACGGCCGGGACGGGAACCTGGGCGACGGCGCTGTCGCTTTCAACCGGCGTGACCGACGATCTGCAGGGCGTGTTCCTGATGCTGGCCAAGGCCGCGGTCTGCGGCGAGCCTTGCCCATCCGACGCCCGCATAGCGCGCGCCTACGGCACACATTCGGCTCGCAGGGCCAGGCGCCTACTTGGCTATTTCGAGGAACAGGGTACGATCGTCGTGCACACGGATTTCGCGGGTAAGCGCATCGTAGCTTTCCCGGATATGAACTGCCAGACTGCGCCGGGCGATGCGAATGCGCCTGATGATGCGCGACAGGCGGCGGAATAA
- the murI gene encoding glutamate racemase yields MTSAANELKPVLIFDSGIGGLTVLREARVLMPERGFIYIADDAGFPYGGWEEQALKERIITLFGRLLGQYDPEVCVIACNTAFTLVGADLRAAFPQTTFVGTVPAIKPAAERTRSGLVSVLATPGTVKRAYTRDLIQSFAQQCHVRLVGSENLARMAEAYIRGDAVSDEAVMTEIDQCFVEKDGRKTDIVVLACTHYPFMANLFRRLAPWPVDWLDPAEAIARRARSLVPQVADSVHPDDFDFAVFTTGNPDFSTTRLMQGFGLKVR; encoded by the coding sequence ATGACATCAGCGGCGAATGAGCTGAAACCGGTTTTGATCTTCGATTCCGGCATCGGGGGGCTCACCGTGCTCCGCGAAGCCCGTGTGCTGATGCCGGAACGCGGCTTCATCTACATCGCCGATGATGCGGGATTTCCTTATGGGGGCTGGGAAGAGCAGGCGCTGAAGGAGCGTATCATCACGCTTTTTGGCAGGCTTCTTGGCCAGTATGATCCGGAAGTCTGCGTCATCGCCTGCAATACGGCCTTCACGCTGGTCGGTGCCGATCTACGCGCAGCCTTTCCCCAGACGACCTTCGTCGGTACTGTGCCTGCGATCAAGCCCGCCGCCGAGCGGACGCGATCCGGGCTCGTCTCCGTGCTTGCTACGCCCGGTACGGTCAAACGCGCCTATACGCGCGATCTGATCCAGTCCTTCGCACAGCAATGCCATGTACGCCTCGTCGGCTCGGAAAACCTGGCGCGCATGGCGGAGGCCTATATCCGCGGTGATGCCGTCTCGGACGAGGCCGTCATGACGGAGATCGACCAATGCTTTGTCGAAAAGGACGGCCGCAAGACGGACATCGTCGTACTTGCCTGCACGCATTATCCCTTCATGGCGAATCTTTTCCGGAGGCTGGCGCCATGGCCCGTGGATTGGCTTGATCCGGCGGAGGCAATCGCTAGGCGGGCGCGAAGCCTTGTGCCGCAGGTGGCCGATTCCGTTCACCCCGACGATTTCGACTTTGCGGTCTTTACCACCGGCAATCCGGATTTCTCCACGACACGCTTGATGCAGGGTTTCGGGCTGAAAGTCAGGTGA
- the ttcA gene encoding tRNA 2-thiocytidine(32) synthetase TtcA codes for MNIAANIDEEFRQAAEDGVTGHTLFADAPHSVSFNKLRKRLLRQVRQAFDDFGMLKGQKRWLVGISGGKDSYGLLALLLDLQWRGLLPVELIACNLDQGQPNFPKHVLPDYLTKIGVKHRIEHRDTYSIVKEKVPEGGTYCSLCSRLRRGNLYRIAREEGCDALVLGHHREDILETFFMNFFHGGRLASMPAKLLNDEGDLMVLRPLAYCAEDDMAKFAAAMQFPIIPCDLCGSQDGLQRNAMKDMIADIERRMPGRKDTMLRALAHVNPSHLLDPKLFDFSALMVTEP; via the coding sequence ATGAATATCGCAGCCAACATCGATGAGGAATTCCGACAGGCCGCCGAAGACGGCGTGACCGGCCATACGCTCTTTGCCGATGCCCCGCATTCCGTCTCGTTCAACAAACTGCGCAAGCGCCTGCTCCGGCAGGTTCGCCAAGCCTTCGACGATTTCGGCATGCTGAAGGGTCAGAAGCGCTGGCTGGTCGGCATTTCCGGTGGCAAGGATTCCTACGGTTTGCTGGCGCTGCTGCTCGACTTGCAATGGCGTGGACTGCTGCCGGTCGAGCTGATCGCCTGCAACCTCGACCAGGGCCAGCCGAACTTTCCGAAGCATGTCCTGCCGGATTATCTGACGAAGATCGGCGTGAAGCACCGCATCGAACACCGGGATACCTATTCGATCGTGAAGGAGAAGGTACCGGAGGGCGGGACATACTGCTCGCTCTGTTCTCGTCTTCGCCGGGGCAACCTTTACCGCATCGCGCGGGAGGAGGGCTGTGATGCCCTGGTGCTCGGGCATCACCGCGAGGATATCCTCGAGACCTTCTTCATGAACTTTTTCCATGGCGGGCGTCTCGCCTCCATGCCGGCGAAGCTGCTCAACGACGAGGGCGACCTCATGGTGCTCAGGCCCCTTGCATATTGCGCCGAGGACGACATGGCGAAATTTGCGGCTGCCATGCAGTTTCCAATCATCCCCTGCGATCTGTGCGGTTCGCAAGACGGCCTGCAGCGCAATGCGATGAAGGATATGATTGCGGATATCGAGCGACGCATGCCGGGCCGCAAGGACACGATGCTGCGGGCGCTCGCGCATGTGAACCCCTCACACCTGCTCGATCCGAAGCTTTTCGATTTCTCCGCCCTGATGGTCACAGAGCCGTAA
- a CDS encoding multidrug effflux MFS transporter — translation MGKREFIALAAFLMATNSLAIDIMLPALQQIGSNLGVESENHRQFVVSSYLLGFGGAQLFYGPISDRFGRRLPLLVGLAIYIASAIGIAFIPSFAGLLVLRFIQGIGSAATRVITISIVRDIYGGRQMAEVMSLIMMVFMIVPVVAPGSGQIIMLFASWHMIFVFIAAMGAAIAAWTFYRLPETLDPRNMRPFTARSILSGFQLVLTNRIALCYTLATTFIFGSLFGFINSAQQIYVGIYDLGVYFPFAFAAVAVFMSIASFLNSRFVGKFGMRRLSHGSLLGFVAVNTLWMIVQVVGPQPMPFFLFIGFFGIAMFQFGWIGSNFNSLAMEPLGHVAGTASSVLGFMSTIGGAIIGAAIGQAFDGTALPMVSGYFAVSIIGLVFVLIAEKGRLFRPHNPRL, via the coding sequence ATGGGCAAGCGTGAATTCATCGCGCTGGCTGCCTTTTTGATGGCAACCAACTCACTGGCGATCGATATCATGCTGCCGGCTCTGCAGCAGATCGGCTCCAATCTGGGCGTGGAAAGCGAAAACCACCGGCAATTCGTCGTCTCGTCCTATCTTCTCGGCTTCGGTGGCGCTCAGCTCTTCTATGGCCCGATTTCCGACCGCTTCGGCCGCCGCCTGCCGCTTCTCGTCGGCCTGGCAATTTATATCGCGTCCGCGATTGGGATTGCTTTCATACCCTCGTTTGCCGGCTTGCTCGTTCTGCGTTTCATCCAGGGCATCGGATCTGCCGCCACGCGAGTCATCACCATTTCGATCGTCCGCGACATCTACGGCGGCCGGCAGATGGCCGAAGTCATGTCGCTGATCATGATGGTGTTCATGATCGTGCCGGTCGTCGCGCCCGGCAGCGGCCAGATCATCATGCTCTTTGCGAGCTGGCACATGATCTTCGTCTTCATCGCCGCAATGGGGGCGGCAATCGCCGCATGGACCTTCTATCGCCTGCCCGAGACGCTCGATCCGCGCAACATGCGGCCCTTCACGGCGCGCTCGATCCTCAGTGGTTTCCAGCTCGTTCTGACGAACCGCATTGCACTTTGCTATACGCTTGCGACGACCTTCATCTTCGGCTCGCTATTCGGATTCATCAACTCCGCTCAGCAGATCTATGTTGGCATTTACGATCTCGGCGTTTATTTCCCCTTCGCCTTCGCCGCTGTCGCGGTCTTCATGTCGATTGCGTCGTTTCTCAATTCACGCTTCGTCGGCAAGTTCGGCATGCGTCGGCTGTCGCATGGATCGCTGCTCGGTTTCGTCGCCGTCAACACGCTGTGGATGATCGTGCAGGTCGTTGGCCCGCAGCCCATGCCCTTCTTCCTATTCATCGGCTTCTTCGGCATTGCGATGTTCCAGTTCGGCTGGATCGGGTCGAACTTCAACTCGCTCGCCATGGAGCCCCTCGGCCACGTGGCGGGTACTGCCTCCTCCGTCCTCGGCTTCATGAGCACGATCGGCGGCGCAATCATCGGCGCGGCTATCGGTCAGGCCTTCGACGGGACCGCGTTGCCGATGGTCTCGGGTTATTTCGCAGTGTCGATCATCGGACTCGTCTTCGTCCTGATTGCCGAGAAGGGCCGTCTGTTTCGGCCTCACAATCCGCGTCTCTGA
- the rpsD gene encoding 30S ribosomal protein S4: protein MSKRESSKYKIDRRMGENIWGRPKSPVNRREYGPGQHGQRRKGKLSDFGVQLRAKQKLKGYYGDLREKQFRAIFDEANRRKGDTSENLIGLLESRLDAIVYRAKFVPTVFAARQFVNHGHVTVNGVRVNIGSYRCKAGDVIEVRQKSKQLVTVLESVGLAERDVPEYIEVDHNKMVATFARVPSLSDVPYPVVMEPHLVVEFYSR, encoded by the coding sequence ATGAGCAAGCGCGAATCGTCCAAGTACAAGATTGACCGCCGTATGGGCGAAAACATCTGGGGCCGTCCGAAATCCCCGGTGAACCGCCGCGAATACGGCCCGGGCCAGCATGGCCAGCGCCGCAAGGGTAAGCTTTCGGACTTCGGTGTGCAGCTGCGCGCCAAGCAGAAGCTGAAGGGTTACTACGGCGACCTGCGCGAGAAGCAGTTCCGCGCGATCTTCGACGAAGCCAACCGCCGCAAGGGTGACACCTCGGAAAACCTGATCGGTCTTCTGGAGTCCCGTCTCGACGCGATCGTCTATCGCGCCAAGTTCGTTCCGACCGTTTTCGCTGCCCGCCAGTTCGTGAACCACGGCCACGTGACTGTGAACGGGGTTCGCGTCAATATCGGTTCCTACCGTTGCAAGGCCGGCGACGTCATCGAGGTTCGCCAGAAGTCGAAGCAGCTCGTGACCGTCCTGGAATCCGTCGGCCTCGCTGAGCGCGACGTTCCGGAGTACATCGAAGTTGATCACAACAAGATGGTTGCGACTTTCGCCCGCGTTCCTTCGCTCTCCGACGTTCCCTATCCGGTCGTCATGGAGCCGCATCTGGTGGTCGAATTCTATTCGCGTTAA
- a CDS encoding multidrug effflux MFS transporter → MVLQHKPHTENQGSSRIGMGFTEFVITIAIMTASIAMAIDSMLPALPAIGRSLSVTSTNDAQLIIGVFFFGFGVSQIVFGSLSDTFGRRRILLGGLAVYVLAMFGAALIGSFEMLLVMRFVQGIGGAAVRITTMAIVRDCFGGREMARVMSYVMIVFMIVPIVAPSVGQLIISYADWHWIFILLGIVGAILFLWALLRLKESLPVDERIPLSVGSIIDGFRTVLTNRITCGYMIGLTMFTGVISAYVISVQQVFGEVYGLGDWLPVAFAATAGGIAIANFANGFFVRTFGMRRISHTAMILFTVISAFGYVMALDGNVNFALDYALFSILLMMFAVIATNFTAISLEPMGNLAGTATAITGFVSTSVGALLGGGVGQLFNGTVQPLFAGFAVFGTISIVATLFAEKGKLFTHPGDSPQPEPGAAHL, encoded by the coding sequence ATGGTCCTGCAGCATAAACCGCACACTGAAAACCAGGGCTCCAGCCGCATCGGCATGGGATTTACGGAATTTGTCATAACCATTGCGATCATGACTGCCAGCATCGCCATGGCAATCGACAGCATGCTGCCGGCGCTTCCCGCCATCGGCCGCTCGCTGAGCGTGACGAGCACCAACGACGCACAACTGATCATCGGCGTCTTCTTCTTCGGCTTTGGTGTCTCGCAGATCGTCTTCGGCAGCCTCTCCGACACCTTCGGCCGCCGCCGCATCCTGCTCGGCGGCCTTGCCGTCTACGTGCTGGCGATGTTCGGCGCGGCACTGATCGGCAGCTTCGAGATGCTGCTCGTCATGCGCTTCGTCCAGGGAATTGGTGGTGCCGCGGTGCGTATCACCACGATGGCGATTGTCCGCGACTGCTTCGGCGGCCGCGAAATGGCTCGCGTCATGTCCTACGTGATGATCGTCTTCATGATCGTGCCGATCGTCGCGCCTTCCGTCGGCCAGCTGATCATCAGCTACGCCGACTGGCACTGGATCTTCATCCTGCTCGGCATCGTCGGCGCGATCCTCTTCCTCTGGGCGCTGCTGCGCCTTAAGGAGTCGCTGCCGGTCGATGAGCGCATCCCGCTCTCTGTCGGCTCGATCATCGATGGCTTCAGGACAGTTCTCACCAACCGCATCACCTGCGGCTATATGATCGGGCTCACGATGTTCACGGGCGTAATCAGCGCCTATGTGATCTCCGTGCAGCAGGTTTTCGGTGAAGTCTACGGCCTGGGCGATTGGCTGCCGGTCGCCTTCGCGGCAACGGCAGGCGGCATTGCCATCGCCAATTTTGCCAACGGCTTCTTCGTGCGCACCTTTGGCATGCGCCGCATCTCGCACACCGCAATGATCCTCTTTACGGTGATTTCGGCATTCGGTTACGTCATGGCGCTCGATGGCAATGTCAATTTCGCGTTGGATTACGCTCTGTTCTCCATTCTGCTGATGATGTTTGCAGTCATCGCCACCAATTTCACGGCAATCAGCCTCGAACCGATGGGCAATCTTGCAGGCACGGCGACCGCCATCACCGGCTTCGTCTCGACCTCCGTCGGCGCGCTGCTCGGAGGAGGCGTCGGCCAGCTTTTCAATGGCACCGTCCAGCCGCTCTTTGCCGGCTTTGCGGTCTTCGGCACGATCAGCATTGTCGCCACGCTCTTTGCCGAAAAGGGCAAACTCTTCACCCACCCGGGCGACAGCCCGCAACCCGAGCCGGGTGCTGCGCATTTGTGA
- a CDS encoding glutaminase — translation MVDLQAVLDSIYKELAPRIGEGKVADYIPELAKIDPNQFGMAVVTVDGKIYRAGDADVPFSIQSISKVFMLTLALGKVGEGLWKRVGREPSGSAFNSIVQLEHEHGIPRNPFINAGAIAVTDVVMAGHAPREAIGELLRFVRYLADDESVTIDEKVARSETQTGYRNFALANFMRAYKNIDHPVEHVLGVYFHQCALSMSCKQLAKAGLFLAARGSNPMTGHSVVSPKRARRINALMLTCGHYDGSGDFAYHVGLPGKSGVGGGIFAVAPGVASIAAWSPGLNKVGNSQLGAVALEMLAARTGWSVFGD, via the coding sequence ATGGTAGATTTGCAGGCCGTCCTCGACAGCATCTACAAGGAGCTGGCGCCCCGTATCGGCGAGGGCAAGGTCGCAGACTATATCCCCGAGCTTGCAAAGATCGATCCTAACCAGTTCGGCATGGCGGTCGTGACGGTCGACGGCAAGATCTACCGCGCAGGCGATGCCGACGTGCCGTTCTCCATCCAGAGCATTTCCAAGGTCTTCATGCTGACCTTAGCGCTCGGCAAGGTCGGCGAGGGACTCTGGAAGCGCGTCGGGCGCGAGCCTTCCGGTTCAGCCTTCAATTCTATTGTCCAGCTCGAGCATGAGCATGGAATCCCGCGCAATCCCTTCATCAATGCAGGGGCAATCGCTGTCACCGACGTCGTGATGGCAGGTCATGCGCCGCGCGAAGCGATAGGTGAGCTGCTGCGCTTCGTTCGCTATCTCGCCGACGACGAATCGGTAACGATCGACGAGAAGGTGGCGCGCTCGGAGACGCAGACCGGATACCGGAATTTCGCGCTCGCCAATTTCATGCGCGCCTACAAGAACATCGATCATCCGGTCGAACATGTGCTTGGCGTGTATTTCCATCAATGCGCGCTCTCTATGAGTTGCAAGCAACTAGCAAAGGCCGGGCTGTTCCTTGCAGCCCGCGGCAGCAATCCCATGACCGGCCATTCGGTCGTGTCGCCGAAGCGTGCGCGGCGCATCAATGCTCTGATGCTGACCTGTGGCCATTACGACGGCTCGGGCGATTTCGCCTATCATGTCGGCCTTCCCGGCAAGAGCGGCGTCGGCGGCGGCATCTTCGCCGTTGCCCCGGGGGTCGCCTCTATCGCCGCCTGGTCGCCAGGTTTGAACAAGGTGGGCAATTCGCAGCTTGGGGCCGTTGCGCTGGAAATGCTTGCAGCGCGCACAGGCTGGTCGGTTTTCGGCGATTGA
- a CDS encoding DUF982 domain-containing protein, translating into MGKKDIGKFQPVRIKLGGRFRVVRTVHHAYKLMVTEWPIHDGPALYRAEVTCLDAFNDATPAAEVRKKFLVAASEAHLEYVV; encoded by the coding sequence ATGGGGAAAAAGGATATCGGCAAATTCCAGCCCGTCAGGATCAAACTCGGCGGGCGCTTTCGCGTTGTCAGAACGGTCCACCATGCCTACAAGCTGATGGTCACCGAATGGCCGATCCACGATGGCCCGGCGCTTTACCGCGCCGAGGTCACATGTCTTGATGCCTTCAACGATGCGACACCGGCCGCTGAGGTGCGCAAGAAGTTTTTGGTCGCCGCCAGCGAGGCGCACCTGGAATATGTTGTATGA
- a CDS encoding inositol monophosphatase family protein yields the protein MTSTIDVTTLCDLLRRAAKAEILPRFRKLGSGDVRVKTEATDLVTEADEQAERMMKAEAAKRWPGAVFIGEESVAADPALLGKLQGADLAIVVDPVDGTFNFASGIPAFGVMASVVSRGETVAGIIYDPMGDDWVMAEKGSGAWLRRPEGESERLSVAAPVALEQMVGMASTGYLPKEKRPEILSNLAKVRFLVNYRCAAHEYRTFASGHVHYLMYNKLMPWDHLAGTLICQEAGAHAARFDGTAYLPHHVDGGLLVAPDKASWELLRREVFTV from the coding sequence ATGACTTCGACAATTGACGTGACGACGCTCTGCGATCTCCTCAGGCGGGCGGCGAAGGCCGAGATACTGCCGCGCTTCCGAAAGCTTGGCAGCGGTGACGTACGGGTCAAGACCGAGGCGACTGACCTGGTAACGGAAGCCGATGAGCAGGCTGAGCGGATGATGAAGGCTGAGGCGGCAAAACGATGGCCGGGTGCAGTCTTCATCGGCGAGGAGTCGGTTGCTGCCGATCCTGCGCTGCTCGGCAAGCTGCAGGGAGCAGATCTTGCGATCGTCGTCGATCCGGTCGACGGCACCTTCAATTTTGCTTCCGGCATTCCCGCCTTCGGCGTCATGGCGTCGGTCGTGTCGAGGGGTGAAACCGTTGCGGGCATCATCTACGACCCCATGGGCGACGACTGGGTGATGGCGGAGAAGGGGAGCGGCGCCTGGCTGCGACGGCCGGAGGGCGAGTCGGAGCGGCTTTCCGTGGCAGCGCCGGTGGCATTGGAACAGATGGTCGGTATGGCGTCGACCGGCTACCTGCCGAAAGAGAAGCGTCCGGAAATCCTCTCGAATCTCGCAAAGGTACGCTTTCTCGTGAACTACCGCTGCGCCGCGCATGAATACAGGACATTCGCGTCGGGGCACGTGCATTACCTGATGTACAACAAGCTGATGCCGTGGGATCATCTGGCGGGAACGCTGATCTGCCAGGAGGCAGGCGCCCATGCGGCGCGTTTCGATGGAACGGCTTACCTGCCGCATCACGTCGACGGCGGGTTGCTGGTCGCTCCGGACAAGGCGTCGTGGGAGTTGCTGCGGCGGGAAGTTTTCACGGTGTGA
- a CDS encoding RNA methyltransferase has protein sequence MAGTNSERKLLAEGPVIILVEPQMGENIGMVARAMANFGLAELRLVNPRDGWPNEKAQAAASKADHVIEGTKVFDTLEQAVADLNFVYATTARERDGFKPVRSPVVAAETLRAKFRSGEGTGILFGRERWGLTNEEVALADEIVTFPVNPAFASLNIAQAVLLMSYEWMKSGMEDAGAVPFQAMSQTQSTKEQLFGLFDQLEEALEARNYFHPAGKKPKMVDNLRAVLSRRAFTEQEISVLRGVISSLDRFSRKYPRGSRPPADAKEQPKDDISGE, from the coding sequence ATGGCAGGCACGAACAGCGAGCGTAAACTTTTAGCCGAAGGGCCGGTCATCATTCTGGTCGAGCCGCAGATGGGCGAGAACATCGGCATGGTGGCGCGCGCGATGGCGAATTTCGGCCTTGCCGAACTGCGCCTCGTCAATCCGCGCGACGGTTGGCCGAACGAGAAGGCACAGGCTGCCGCCTCAAAAGCCGATCATGTCATCGAAGGCACGAAGGTTTTCGACACCTTGGAGCAGGCGGTCGCTGACCTCAATTTCGTCTATGCGACGACGGCGCGCGAACGCGATGGCTTCAAGCCGGTGCGTTCCCCGGTGGTGGCGGCTGAAACGCTGCGGGCGAAATTTCGCTCGGGCGAAGGCACGGGCATCCTTTTCGGCCGTGAACGGTGGGGCCTCACCAACGAGGAAGTGGCTCTCGCCGACGAGATCGTGACCTTCCCGGTCAATCCCGCCTTCGCCTCGCTGAACATCGCGCAGGCTGTGCTTTTGATGTCCTACGAGTGGATGAAATCCGGCATGGAGGATGCCGGTGCCGTGCCGTTCCAGGCGATGTCGCAGACGCAATCGACAAAGGAACAGCTCTTCGGCCTTTTCGACCAGTTGGAAGAGGCGCTAGAGGCACGCAATTACTTCCATCCTGCCGGGAAAAAGCCCAAAATGGTGGACAATCTGCGGGCAGTCCTTTCCCGCCGCGCCTTCACGGAACAGGAAATCAGCGTACTGCGCGGTGTGATATCCTCCCTTGACCGCTTTTCGCGCAAGTATCCGCGCGGAAGCCGTCCGCCTGCAGACGCCAAGGAACAGCCAAAAGATGACATCAGCGGCGAATGA
- a CDS encoding NADP-dependent isocitrate dehydrogenase, translating to MKKIKVANPVADLDGDEMTRIIWQLIKDKLIHPYLDLDIDYYDLSVENRDATNDQVTVDAANAIKKYGVGIKCATITPDEARVKEFSLKEMWKSPNGTIRNILGGVIFREPIICKNVPRLVPGWTQPIVVGRHAFGDQYRATDFKFPGKGKLTIKFVGEDGQVIEREVFNAPGAGVAMAMYNLDESIREFARASMMYGLMRKWPVYLSTKNTILKAYDGRFKDIFEEVYESEFKDQFKEAGITYEHRLIDDMVASALKWSGGYVWACKNYDGDVQSDTVAQGFGSLGLMTSVLLTPDGKTVEAEAAHGTVTRHYRQHQKGQETSTNSIASIFAWTRGLAHRAKLDDNAELARFASTLEKVCVDTVEAGFMTKDLALLIGPDQPWLSTTAFLDKIDSNLQKAMGA from the coding sequence ATGAAGAAGATCAAGGTCGCCAATCCCGTCGCCGATCTCGACGGCGATGAAATGACTCGCATCATTTGGCAGCTCATCAAGGACAAGCTGATCCATCCGTATCTCGACCTCGACATCGACTACTACGATCTTTCGGTCGAAAACCGGGATGCGACCAATGATCAGGTCACTGTGGACGCCGCCAACGCCATCAAGAAATACGGCGTCGGCATCAAGTGCGCAACGATCACGCCGGACGAAGCACGCGTGAAGGAATTCAGCCTCAAGGAAATGTGGAAGAGCCCGAACGGCACGATTCGCAACATCCTGGGCGGCGTCATCTTCCGCGAACCGATCATCTGCAAGAACGTTCCGCGCCTCGTTCCGGGCTGGACCCAGCCGATCGTCGTCGGCCGTCACGCCTTCGGCGACCAGTACCGCGCAACCGACTTCAAATTCCCTGGCAAGGGCAAGCTCACCATCAAGTTCGTCGGCGAAGACGGTCAGGTCATCGAGAGGGAAGTCTTCAACGCGCCGGGCGCAGGCGTTGCCATGGCCATGTACAACCTTGATGAATCGATCCGCGAATTCGCCCGCGCCTCGATGATGTACGGCCTGATGCGCAAGTGGCCGGTCTACCTCTCGACGAAGAACACCATCCTCAAGGCCTATGACGGCCGATTCAAGGATATCTTCGAGGAAGTCTACGAGAGCGAATTCAAGGATCAGTTCAAGGAAGCCGGCATCACCTACGAGCACCGCCTGATCGACGACATGGTCGCTTCGGCGCTGAAGTGGTCCGGCGGCTACGTCTGGGCGTGCAAGAACTACGACGGCGACGTCCAGTCCGACACTGTCGCCCAGGGCTTCGGTTCGCTCGGCCTGATGACCTCGGTTCTGCTTACCCCGGACGGCAAGACGGTCGAAGCCGAAGCCGCTCATGGCACGGTCACCCGCCACTACCGCCAGCACCAGAAGGGCCAGGAGACCTCGACGAACTCGATCGCCTCGATCTTCGCCTGGACCCGCGGCCTCGCGCACCGCGCCAAGCTCGACGACAATGCCGAACTCGCCCGCTTCGCCTCGACGCTGGAAAAGGTCTGCGTCGACACCGTCGAAGCCGGTTTCATGACGAAGGACCTGGCACTGCTGATCGGCCCTGACCAGCCGTGGCTCTCAACCACTGCCTTCCTCGACAAGATCGACTCCAACCTGCAAAAAGCCATGGGCGCCTGA